TactatggaaggaagctagaggaaagggtagagaaagtgaagagaagGAGTGACTCAAGAGGAATAGGGCTGGAAAACAATTTTTGTAGCATTTCACTTagctcaaaagtgagaaaatacaaaggggaggccctcttatttataggtgaagaaggGCCTTAATTCTTAGCTAAAttccctccaaaattcaaaataaaagacgAGCTTGAAGGTCAAGTCAGCTGGATCACGGGAAGCATGCTGGGTCACATGGATAGTGTTGCCAACACGTGCTTCGGGCTGCTCTGCTGGCATTGGAGCCTCCCTTGTCTGAGGGCGCTGGAGCGAACGTGAGCCAAGAAGTCCATTTGGTGCATCTGAGCTGGAGCCCCCCCTATCTGAGGGCTTTGGAGCGGCCATGGTGCTGATCCCTTGAAGTGCTTTTTCCAAATCTGATTGGTTGACCATGGctctttcttttattgaatCCTACAAAATAAACAACCATATAGTATTAAAAAAGGAATTCTTCTAagacatagagaaagaaaattaagaaagagcctttaaaagttcttcttcaacttccttTTGTAATTAGGTTTCCAtcatgttacttaacattttgtaattatgatgatatattgtaatGTAATAGACAAAttgggtcatatgagtgtgtTTACTACATCATGTATTGGATGATGATCATTATTCGTGCACATGTTACTAGTGGATcggaaacaaaaatattttggtttgaattttattctctctatagtttagatttcatatacactaattgaaataattgtgttttatgcagagataCAATTTTACTACTTCAATTCCAAAGAAGTCacttaaacacataaaaaaagcactgactaaatatgtaattcaactctataataatatgtaaatattaggACATAATAAGTTCTAccttaacatatttattattagtttaactttgtactttggattgatttatgattctaagttgatttatgattatattgaattgatttatgcttctaagaagttgatttatgattacattgaataaatttatgttttaatacaatttttattgaaaatatatgcttGTGAATTGTTTTGGATTGTTCTGGGTTGTTaaatatatgcaggtctgtttttgcaGTTGGGAATGTTGTAGAAATAAActtgttcttaaaaaaaaaggtaatacGCCTCGGTAATGActacaaccgaggcagaaaACCCTCAATGGCATCGGTTCAGGTCAAAACCGAGGTAGAAAAGCTAGCGAAATagcaaaagaaattaaaaaacactttactacctcggttcatgTCCTAACCGAAACAGTAGAGTCTGACATACTGCCTCGATTTAGTAGGAACTGAGGCAAAaagtctataaaaaaaataaaaaaaaggaaaaactttaCTGTTTCGGTTACTTGTGAACCAAGGCAAAATCctacccctttttgcctcggttcacaacCGAAGCAAAAATTCTACTCCTTTTTGTCTCGCTTGTATATACTTCAGTTGCGACTGCCTACACACGAAAATAACCTTTGTCGTTTCTcttgactgcactagtgaatGTTTCTATATTTGGAATTATTgcctttatttttgaaaataaccTTTGTCTTCTCCAGCCACCCTCCCCCGCGGCTAGGccaagaagaagagagagaacaacGTAACCTAGAGGATGGAGTGGACAACGTTGAATGCTTTGAGTAAGGGACCTCCATGCCTTACCCGGAATATTTGGCACCCACCGTGGGGCACGAGCAGCATCCCCTGTAATCACGAGGAACCAGATGAGCGCTCGATCTTTGAATCGTTGCTTCGGTTATAAAAATTTAGTAGGAACTGAGGCAAAaagtctataaaaaaaataaaaaaaggaaaaactttaTTGTTTCGGTTACTTGTGAACCAAGGCAAAATCctacccctttttgcctcggttcacaacCGAAGCAAAAATTCTACTCCTTTTTGTCTCGCTTGTATATACTTCAGTTGCGACTGCCTACACACGAAAATAACCTTTGTCGTTTCTcttgactgcactagtgaatGTTTCTATATTTGGAATTATTgcctttatttttgaaaataaccTTTGTCTTCTCCAGCCACCCTCCCCCGCGGCTAGgacaagaagaagagaaagaacaaCGTAACCTAGAGGATGGAGTGGACAACGTTGAATGCTTTGAGTAAGGGACCTCCATGCCTTACCCGAAATATTTTGGCACCTATCGTGGGGCACGAGCAGCATCCCCTGTAATCACGAGGAACCAGATGAGCGCTCGATCTTTGAATCGTTGCTTCGGTTATAAAAATTTCATCACATGCACATTCTTATTCTCGTACTATTTATCACTAAGTGCAAggttataaaaattgttttttcaaAAGCCAATTAAGAACAGATAAGTCCAAAATTCTATATTTGTGTTCAAAATATGGATAAACTTTTTCTGGTATATATATTGCAATGGGAGAAAATGAATcccttttcttttgcttttgagatttagtttgttttattatcCTTAGTTACAGTTGCAAGGAATTATTAGAACATTTTTAATTCACAACAATAGCTACATCAATAGCTACATGGGTGGCATGGGATGTAGTGCAGAACTCATTGTTAACCAATACAAGCTGAGGAGAAACATCAATAGCTACAACCTGAGCGACATGAGATGTAGTGCGGAACTCATTTCCATTGACCTGGCTAAGGACCTTTGTTAGATgttggcaagtgtaccgaatcgtatcaagtaatataaaatggtaagaccaagtattgtatcCCAAAGGattcacgacactaaacaattatgtaatcgactaattaagacttaagaacaatttttggggttttgaatgcaaatacaataaaaataaacatgaatgtaatttgatcaattgaggctacaCACTAGAATtgatggatgaagttgataatatgagatgaaaatgttattggggtttagatttcacctaatcactctcatgcatataagaattcattttcttcattaatgtcaatgtcactttctaaattacttaaaacctgatccctcggcgaagaaagcctatccttaattatagaTCATAATGTCTTTCatcatccctaataattaattcttacgAACAGAAGtttaagacaaccaaaactcatatcgTCATCCCtgggcaatactgcttttgggctgaattgtaagatatttctcgattatcatgcaattcatacatcatgccatgaatgagttaaacaaaccAAGCAATGAGCGAAggagaaaaaccctaacaattaatgaaagaagcatatttCAAtaacaagaatcaattcaaatacaagagagtttagaggttacatcttccccaataACAAATGAGATTAGTTCTCCATCATTAtgaagaaactagatgaacaagggaatgaaagaatggaagagatggAAAAAtcctagaaagagaaaaggagagctgtcacatccccaaatttGCCCccaagaaagaaaaaacgaGAGTTGTCACATACCCAAATCTGCCCCTAAAGGggtaaaaaatgtgtttttgtgctcaagccatcaaaagatacaatccctaggacgtccaagtccttaaatagaacataaaaataacagaaaataggtccaagcccacttcgCTGGCGCTTAGCGCCTCACTCAGGGCGCCCGGGCAAAACTGCCAGAAAACTAGCGCTCATCGCCCTtggaagggcgcccaagcgtggtGCGGGACTGAAACTAGCACTCAGCCCCACTCAGGGGCTCTCAACCCCAGCGGTAGCATtccaaaactcactttttttgcTGTTTTGCTTGCTTTTATGGTTGATTCAGCTCTATACAACTCTATATATTattggagattcttccaagcacattattagctataaaataaagggaatttagtgataaaatcataaagtataaactctactcacttattcacaaaactaaaacaaaaacatgagttcaagcaagtttctaagtcaaaaaggatgcgtttagtatcaaaattgaatcccagataacaatatatttaactattatCAACCTTATCATAGTCAACCCTAACTCCTATGCCCTAGTGCTCAACACGGAGAACATAACCTTCAATTGATACTTCGACAAGGATTAGTCCATGCTCCTCTACAACTGCATTTTCCGAATGGGCGGCGTCGCCGTCCTCCTCTCCATCTACCAAATAACCTTTATGATCGAGTGCAATAATAAACATgataaattaattgattaactaACCACTTACTTTCCTCATGAAAAGGAGGGTATTTTAAATTCTACACTAAATGTTGGAAGATTTTCAATGCACTTCAAATGGAATGCTTTCTCATTTGTCTCCATTCTGATGTAAACATGGTCATATATGCATTAATTGGAATCAATAAAATTGTACTCTTTGACTTGTGTATTTTGAGGCTACTTTTCAGGTTCATATCTGCGGGGGGAATATTCATACACAATAAGGGATatgataaaacaatttataaagTCCATCTAAGGCATAAGTACAGGAAAGGCTCCGTGATTGGACTCCCTCACCAAAAGCACCCTCCATGAATGAAGTCTTCAAATGGTTGTGACCATTCGGTCTCAATGCATCCTAGTGCAATTATCTCAACATGGACAGACTACAATGTTATTGTTGGAAAACGTGTTAGCCTTCCTATCTCATGGTTTTGGGTCATTCATGGTAGACCAATTTTCTTTTGTGTAGGATATAGCCCGAACAAATCTTGGTCTCTCTCCCACTCGGTCACAAGGCATTAATCACTAATATCTCAGCCCTGACACATTCTAATATggatttctcatttttttcttcaaacacTCAACCTAGGACCGAATGGTCTCGCTTGCCCAGTCGTCCGACCTTATaacaaaatacattaatattaattatttaagtcATAAATGTGTTAGTCTGATTATCTAACATTTTTtctgataatttaaattttaattattattctttaggGCAGAGGACAAGACTTTGCATACAAACCACTTGGCCAACTAGAGCTTACTGCTTGGTGAGGAAagttcttcgtgaactctcactcaaGTATTTTCGACCTAGGGAACGCTTCTATAGCTCCTAGAGTACGTCATTTGGTGAGGAACGCTTCCATAGCTCTCACCTGAGTCTTTCCGACCTAGGGAACACTTATGTAGCTCCTAGAGTCCGCCGCTCGGTGAGGAATGCCTTTGTATCTTCACTTAAGCCTTTTTGACTTAGGGAACGCTTCCATAGCTCCCAGAGTCTGTCACTTGGTGAGGAACACTTACGTAGCTATCACTTAAGTCTCTTCGACCTAGGGAACGTTTTCGTAACTCCTAGTACTTGTCGCTCGGTGTAGAGAGGAATGAAGATTTAAAGTGCATCGAAAATAAACTCCTTAATACAACGTGAGGGGCCTCTCTTAAGCTCATAATAATCCTTGTGCACCTCTTCCAATAAAGAGTTTGttgggcttggggggcttgtgtactgTATGACCACCAATCAGCCAAGGATCAGATGATCGACCCTCTTATAAGGAAATGACCGACCGATCTGGAATAGTTAATAAGGACGACTAATCTGAGCAATAATAGGTACTAATGGATTGTTAATGAGAATAATAGTCATTAATTGATCATTAATAGGAATAATGTCATTTATTGGTAGTAAATGAGTCAAACCTAATGGTAAgctcaatataatatttataaatatgtatcTGACGAGAAAGACAGGTAATTAACTCTAATTACTAATCTTTATTGCAAGATTATTACGCAAAGTCACTAACTTGAGCGTTAGAGTGTCTTCTCCAGACACCCTCCCTGTGTTTaggacaaggagaagagagagaacaacttaaccTGGAGAATGGAGTGGATAACTTTGAGGgcgttgctccctccaccaccacacctttctccctccacctctcaTTTACTATTTTGCCTCTacgtaaaattttatttttagggttattattttttaattttatccattcacaacctattccactaataacttattttagtcccccgtacatgagtaaaatatttttctttcattttaacattatatttcttcatctctttctttcgtcgctgtgagatactacaagatgcaaaggttggtggtggtggaaagaattatcaagcagtctctctcgtggtgcagtgtcactctcgtggtgcagtgtgtggagtggtgcagtgcgtgtgtTGCTTCCTCCATGTGCGTATTTGAATAAACCTttaaataaaaccctaaaataaaaaacgtaacctttaaacggagatgacatccttcaacggatgtcaacattcttcaacggatgtaaACATCCTTCAACaaatgtcaacatccgtttaaggtaaaacggatgtcgacatccgtttttccttaaacagatgtcgacatccgtttttcctcaaacggatgttgacatccgttgaaggatgtcacctccgtttaaaggttatcttttttattttagggtttgttttattaatttattctttattttggaaatattttaataatttgatttaaatgttttgatttattatttttgactatatttttaatgtattttaataatgtaaggaaaatgaagaagaaagaaacggAGGAGGAGAAGTGAAACGGAGAAGACAAATGGGGTTGCAGAGTAAAACAGAAGACAAATTGTTAAACGGAAATGAGAGATGGAAAGATTGGGTGCAGGGAGTAAAGTAGGAGAACTAggtttgaataaattaaaatagtaaaagtaaaaaaatttaatctgaggatataattggaattaaaaaaaattggggaggtggagggagaaaggtgtggtggtggagggagcaacaccctaacTTTAAATGCTTTGAGTAAGGGACCTCCACACCTTACCcgaaacacatttttttctatatattaaaaactacTTATAtgcatataaatattttctaatatataaaaaaacttgaaTTATTTGTTAACAACATGACCATCCACTTAAATGTGTTGAGATTGTGAACTAAAATGTAGCCACAAtagtagaaaataatgatttagacgtcaactatttttttttaccatctTTGGTATGTTTCACTTTAATGacaacaaataaacaaattatttagaaCAAGTGCACGTAACATCTAAGCTTGTTACTCCAAaacacatatatttttatagtaatgtcaaaatgagttgtaaCCCGTGAATCAATGCCACCCACACGGGTTTGAGCTagattgggtttgaaaaaaatgtaatttttttatacaggttagttttcaacccgactcacttagaACTCGGCTCACAcgagttgaacccgtggtgagccaggttggctcaccaacccacctaatttagtttaattatttattattttgtgtttcaatattattagttaacattattattattatattgtagatgggataaaaaaaagatgtttcaaaagagaaaaaatattttagatttatctattcaagaagTTTCTAAtgttataaatggacaagtgatacaaaaattatcaatattaaaaacttatttgttcgtcttttgtGCTTATTTTTGGATTACACtttaattatatgatatttttttattttgaattgtctttggagtttaacttcattttaaagtgaaatttatttggatttgaattaaaaaaattataatttgttttattttaaaaaacttataattaagtgaattAGTGAGTCAAtctgtttaacccaccaacctgtggtgggtcgaGTCGGATTCGAATTTTTTCTAgtcgctaataagtgagtcgggtttAGTTGGCTCACTAAGTAACCAACCCATGGTGACCGAACCGGATTatccgttttgacaactctaatgttttatattttaattattactcattgtagaaataaaataaatgtgatGATTagtaatttaatcatttttaaacaGTGCTGTAAAAGCAATGAAATTCTCCGTACTTTTTATTGAAGATATATCATATCTGGtagtttaaaaacatataaaattatataattttttatgtttaaatttattaattaatatttttaattaaataaattaaaataattatatttttgtatgttaaattgcCTTTATTGtaactaataattaaattttcatttataagtattaatgatttaacttataatattattattattatacatatacatatttaaaattggGATAGGATGGATCAATATCCATAGtaaaaacaagttcaaaaatTGAATTCGTTTTATAACTGGGGGAGCTGACAAACTGGCCAACCAGTATttcagttttttgttttttgcaaGTGTTTTGTTAATTAAATGGACCgatcaattttgtatattttggcCCAGTTTTATAACTTTGGCCCATATTTTGCTGTTTTcgtgattattattttttcctaTATGAATTCCTTACAATAAAGTTTGGTAAAGGAATTAAATCCACTATTTTGGATCATTCACGGGTGGTTCAAAAATCTAATCCAACCTGCTTAATTGTAGTTAGGTTGACAGAGTGACCTAATGGACTTAATCCATTTTTTCACCTCTAATcaaaacatattaataaattaaaaaatacttaattactTGTTTAGTGTCTATTTGTGAAACCCTCAATATTTAGCAATAATAATTCGgtgttaaatcaaattaatgcaCACTATAATCAATACTTATCTCATTAAAACCCACTTCAAATCTGCTAAATCCTTCTGCTGGGCACTGAAACCAAGCCACATCATTCTCTGAAACACGCACCACGTCACACactcagtgcattaaaaacgcaccaagcGTTGCATGCACGCAtgccacttgtcacgttggaagtTTCGGAAGTCAGAGTGGAGGTGCAGGTGTCCGAAAGTGAGACGCTCGTTCGTCGGGAATTGGAAGGAACAAAAGTGATTTTCGAAAACCCTTCCGCTCACCTGcatcactcatcttcttcctcagaaaccaaacctttcatcttctccgacttctctctagaaaccttcatcttctctctaccattacTCACTTCTTTCAACTCCAATCAACTTTCTGAAACCGTAGAAACGTTCACGGGCCAGTAAGCTTCATTTTGAGCCGAACCTCTTTTGATCCTGTAACCGGTAAGTTTCCCAGCCATACCCTAGTTCTGGAGTTACTATGAACGCTGTTTCAGTTGCATGCAAGGATAAAATCTGAGTTTCTGAGTTTTCTTTGGTTAGACTTAGTTAAGGAGCGTAAGGAAGAGCTTAGCGGGTAGAAAGTCATAGTTGGGCAGATTCAAGTTACACTGTTAAACGttcactgctatccaggtaagggaagcttatatatttaatttatacttgcatgTTGTGTAATCTGGATTGCATGTATGAAAAGTATGAAGTTTGAGCTGTTATGGACGTTTACTGATATCTGGTATGAATTCTGGTTTTGATTGATCTGTCATGAACGAGCACTGCCTGTATGTATTAAATACGTTGTGGACTTTgattgaaatgcatgttgatttgattACGTATGAATGGAGTATGGGTATTGTATAGttggaatgattaaaatgatgagatctatatgatgatgatatttaaggtgaattaaatctggaatgaaagttataaagtttataaatttgaaatttggaagAATTTTCTAAGGTTGAgaaatctgaaattttattcatcccctttgataaatgacgctcgtcactgtacggtcgtaaaccgttcggtttccccttaaaataacttagaatgggattccttcatttggaaagaattctgctcgtgaacgagcgtccccaattgaatgtttgagcgttcgttcagcTCCGCCGTTTATAGatatttgaaactttataaataagtaacgctcggtcttataccgagcgttcgtcctaaagaaCGCTCGGTTCcatattgagcgttcgttctaaagAGCGCTCAATTCCATATTTAGCAttcgtcctaaagagcgctcggttccatattgagcgttcgttctaaagAGCGCTCAATTCCatatttagcgttcgtcctaaagagcgctcggttccatattgagcgttcgttctaaagAGCGCTCAATTCCATATTGagtgttcgtcctaaagagcgctcggCCTTTTTCCAAGCGTTCGTCATGATTTGTGCTCGGTCATATACCGAGCGTCTGCTTTAATAAAGAGTTCGGTCTTAAACCGAACGTTCGTCATTATTCCCTGccgaacgtaaatagcgttcgtccaaacatttgaaaaacttatatttttcgCGTTCGGTCTTTGACTGGTAACCTGTTCCTTTCGAATCCAAAGTTTCTTATATATTCAAGTATTCTCTTTAATGTCTATTCATCTAAATTGAGATAATCTGActtcttattatttaaaaatattctagaGTTGATCTTTTATTCTGAAGtctttatgattttaataaGTTCTTTTAAATCCGGTTTTAACGTACGTCCTCTTCCTTTTGAAAGTTGAACGTCCGTCTTTTTCAGAGAGTGGAACAAAGAATGGAAATATTATAAATGGGAAATGTCAATGTGTTCGAATACTGTATTAAATGATTATACGTTTGTGGaaattgaacgagcgttccaaggaggaacgtctcagatgtgttaaatgtgaaatttggtaaagtatgaaccTGGATAAGTTAAGCCTCgcggtccatcctgatattccgtgatacgcctcttctagtagaagggggtattcatgcgtgggaatggcaggaggccctagTCCGCTTgtgtactttggacagatagggttaacctcgagtggcagctgtgaGATTTAatcagttactacaccactcgggtgcaaggacgcttgtaactacatggttcatacagtccggacggtctgtcttatataCGTATTTCTATGCTTGCTAATTTATAAGTTACATGTTGTATGTGTGGATTTAACTGTAAATGTATGTGTTGATTgtataaactaaatattataagcttacccttgcatctccattgtgttgtctactgTCCATGTATATTCCGTCTTGTcaaaatgcaatgatcatccgttgtgggtgtgagcagatggtggtgcatcccTTGAACaaatgctagaagaagaaaatttggatgaaGCAAATCTGGTGGAGGTTGAAGTGAAGGTCGAGCCTTAGAGTGCTCGTTAAATTTGAATTGTAAATGTTAGTGTAGAAAGAACGTTCGGCCAAgtattttgtaaggtcgttcgtcTTAACCATATATTCCTCTATTTTTACGTACGTTGTTTTATATATCAAAGAACGCTCGTTCCAGGTTTTCCCTTGTATGCGTTATGCGCGTTCTTTTATGCTGATGCCGTTCGACTTTTAATCCTGTTTAATGCAAAGACTGTTtatgttactgttaattgtaattaattctcaattatggtaattactgtatttagggatgttacattagtggtatcagagcagttttgttctcttaaggacactgtagggttatgagtgcactgtgtttttgctgtgtgcttattggatgtttaatgagttattattgCTTTAACTCTTAGACATAACTAACGCTCGTTTTTCTCTGTATCCAGAGAACCAATGGCACCTAGATTGCCTCCCCCTCCTCAACCGAATGAACCTGATGCTTCCAACAACTCTAGATTGTTGGAGAACGTCATTGAGAGActccaacaacaaaataccACCCTCATGGAACAAAACGCCACCCTGATGCAGCAAAACCAAGCTGCTATGCAAGGTTTGGAGGCCTCGCGTGTTAATTCTGAAAACACGCAAAGGCAATTGATGGAGATCTTCGCTGCCACTAGAGGTACGCCTGGAGCTTCTTCTTCAAACGCCACTCAACATGCTACCCAACCCAATGCtgaatggagtttggagagttttctccaGCACCATCCGTCCAAGTTCAGTGGCAAGTGTCTTCCGGATGAAGCGGACCAGTGGCTGAGAGATATGGAGAGAATTTTCAACGCCAAGAGATGTCCGGATGAAAACCGCTTGGCGTATACGGAGTACTTGCTGACTGGAGAAGCCagccactggtgggcgagcgCCAGAGCCATTCTGACGGACGCTCACCAGCAGATTACTTGGGAAGTGTTCAGAAACAAATTCTATGAAGAGTACTTCCTTGACAGTGTCCGTTTTGCAAAGGAGGTTGAGTTTTTACAGCTGGTTCAGGGGGGAATGTCAGTTTCTGAATATACGAACAAGTTCAAACACTTGATTCGCTTCAATACAATGGCCACTAGTGAGGAGTGGCAGTGCAGAAAATTTGAGAACGGTCTACGCAGTGATCTGAAGGTTGTGATTTCCAGTTTGTGTATCCGAATGTTCCCTGCTATGGTTGAGAGGGCCAAGGTGTTGGAGAAGAACTTGGCAGAGGCGGAACGGCACAAGAAACAGCAAACAGTAAGGGGGCCGATTGTCTCAAGGGGAAATGTGAATCAGAGAGGATCCccttacgctcgtccagcagTCAACGCGAGTGGATCTCAAGCCTTGGTTCCTGCTGGACAGTCTGGGCAGCAAGGTAGCGTTGTATGTTACAAGTGTAGAGGGCCACATTATCGTTCGTCATGTCCTCAACTGGTTGGAGTAAAATATTGCACTCGGTGTAGGCGAAATGGCCATCTGGAGAACGAGTGCAACATGGGCGGACGCGCAGTAATGAGGCCGCCGAACGCTGGGAGAAATCAACAAGGAAGAGGTGGTCGAGCCCAAGCTACTGGACGGGTATATGCAATCACTGGAGCGGAGGCAGCGAGCTCAGGTACGCTCGTCACTGGTACCTGCCTAGTTCAGGGAATACCTTGCTGTGTGTTATTTGATTCTGGGGCGacgcactccttcatctcgaaggcatGTGTTGAAAAGCTGGGAATTGTGGAGAGAGAtatgcagttcgacttggtggtaTCAACACC
The Vigna angularis cultivar LongXiaoDou No.4 chromosome 5, ASM1680809v1, whole genome shotgun sequence genome window above contains:
- the LOC128196625 gene encoding uncharacterized protein LOC128196625; amino-acid sequence: MAPRLPPPPQPNEPDASNNSRLLENVIERLQQQNTTLMEQNATLMQQNQAAMQGLEASRVNSENTQRQLMEIFAATRGTPGASSSNATQHATQPNAEWSLESFLQHHPSKFSGKCLPDEADQWLRDMERIFNAKRCPDENRLAYTEYLLTGEASHWWASARAILTDAHQQITWEVFRNKFYEEYFLDSVRFAKEVEFLQLVQGGMSVSEYTNKFKHLIRFNTMATSEEWQCRKFENGLRSDLKVVISSLCIRMFPAMVERAKVLEKNLAEAERHKKQQTVRGPIVSRGNVNQRGSPYARPAVNASGSQALVPAGQSGQQGSVVCYKCRGPHYRSSCPQLVGVKYCTRCRRNGHLENECNMGGRAVMRPPNAGRNQQGRGGRAQATGRVYAITGAEAASSGTLVTGTCLVQGIPCCVLFDSGATHSFISKACVEKLGIVERDMQFDLVVSTPAAGELRTSTVCIRCPIVVEGHSYKVNLICLPLKDLEIILGMDWLAANHILIDCGNKELVFPDEDEECVGVTLGQLKEDIMEGASCFLIMTHEDQELGELRQERASVLDSKERTSILEEFQDVFPEEIPGLPLVREIEFTIDLVTTAAPISVQPYRMAPAELVELKKQIEELMEKQFIRPSCIDYRQLNKLTIKNKYPLPRIDDLLDQLHGATVFSKIDLRSGYHQIRVKEDDIQKTAFRSRYGYYEYVVMPFGVTNAPAVFMDYMNRIFRPYLDKFVVVFIDDILIYSKTQAEHEEHLRAVLSVLREKELYAKLSKCEFWMKEVQFLGHVVSAGGISVDPAKV